In Castor canadensis chromosome 11, mCasCan1.hap1v2, whole genome shotgun sequence, a single genomic region encodes these proteins:
- the Znf287 gene encoding zinc finger protein 287 isoform X1, with the protein MLASRKRMTNSSRSQLLMWKSDKAQSGLHNVEKQTSRLLRDTETCRQNFRNFPYSDLAGPRKALSQLRELCLKWLRPEIHSKEQILELLVLEQFLTILPGEVRTWVKSQYPESSEEVVTLVEDLTEILEEEAPQNSPLCQEMSEDDPRHALRTGWLNDLVTKETMTFKDVAVDITQEDWELMRPAQKELYKTVTLQNYWNMVSLGLTVYRPTVIPILEEPWMVIKEILEGPSPEWEAEAKTCTPVEYTPKFKQGGTQTVKLEEPYDYDYRLERKATYTFRNISTNERDFSLKSVLSQEDDPIEEYLSKYDIYRNNFEKHSNLIVQFDTQSDNKTSIYNEGKATFSNVSYGIVHGKILPGEKPYKCNVCGKKFRKYPSLLKHQSTHAKEKSYECEECGKEFRHISSLIAHQRMHTGEKPYECHQCGKAFSQRAHLTIHQRIHTGEKPYKCDDCGKDFSQRAHLTIHQRTHTGEKPYKCLECSKTFSHSSSLINHQRVHTGEKPYICNECGKTFSQSTHLLQHQKIHTGKKPYKCNECWKVFSQSTYLIRHQRIHSGEKCYKCNECGKAFAHSSTLIQHQTTHTGEKSYICNVCGKAFSQSANLTQHHRTHTGEKPYKCNVCGKAFSQSVHLTQHQRIHNGEKPFKCNICGKAYRQGANLTQHQRIHTGEKPYKCNECGKAFIYSSSLNQHQRTHTGERPYKCNECNKDFSQRTCLIQHQRIHTGEKPYACRICGKSFTQSTNLIQHQRVHTGARHRN; encoded by the exons ATGTTAGCCTCAAGAAAAAGGATGACCAATTCTTCACGCTCCCAGCTCCTAATGTGGAAGTCAGACAAGGCTCAAAGTGGACTCCACAATGTTGAGAAGCAAACGTCAAGACTCTTGCGTGACACTGAGACCTGTCGACAGAATTTTAGGAATTTTCCATACTCAGACCTGGCTGGCCCTCGAAAGGCATTGAGTCAACTCCGAGAACTCTGCCTTAAGTGGCTGAGACCTGAGATTCACTCCAAGGAACAAATCCTGGAGCTGCTGGTGCTGGAGCAATTCCTGACCATCCTGCCTGGGGAGGTTAGGACTTGGGTAAAGTCCCAGTATCCAGAGAGCAGCGAGGAAGTGGTGACTCTGGTGGAGGATTTGACTGAAATTCTTGAAGAGGAAG cTCCTCAGAACTCTCCCCTTTGCCAGGAGATGTCAGAAGACGACCCCAGACATGCTCTCCGGACAGGGTGGCTTAATGACTTGGTGACCAAA GAAACAATGACCTTCAAAGATGTGGCTGTGGACATCACCCAAGAGGACTGGGAACTAATGCGTCCTGCACAGAAGGAATTGTACAAGACTGTGACATTACAGAACTATTGGAACATGGTTTCTCTAG GACTGACTGTGTACAGACCAACTGTGATTCCTATATTAGAAGAACCATGGATGGtgataaaagaaattttagaaggCCCTAGTCCAG aaTGGGAAGCTGAAGCAAAAACCTGTACTCCAGTAGAATATACCCCTAAATTCAAGCAAGGTGGAACCCAGACTGTCAAATTGGAAGAACCATATGACTATGATTACAGATTGGAGAGGAAAGCAACATATACCTTCAGGAACATCTCCACTAATGAAAGAGATTTCAGTTTGAAATCAGTCCTTTCACAAGAAGATGATCCTATAGAAGAATATCTTagtaaatatgatatatatagaaataattttgaaaaacattcaaaCCTAATTGTACAGTTTGATACTCAATCAGATAATAAAACTTCTATATATAATGAAGGCAAAGCAACCTTCAGTAATGTCTCATATGGTATTGTACATGGGAAAATACTTCCTGGAGAGAAGCCTTATAAGTGTAATGTGTGTGGGAAAAAATTTAGGAAATACCCATCCCTCCTGAAACACCAAAGTACCCATGCCAAAGAAAAATCTTATGAATGTGAAGAATGTGGGAAAGAGTTTAGGCATATCTCGTCCCTCATTGCACATCAGAGAATGCATACTGGAGAAAAACCATATGAATGCCACCAGTGTGGTAAAGCCTTCAGCCAGCGTGCACACCTTACTATacatcagagaattcatactggagagaaaccctataagTGTGATGATTGTGGAAAAGACTTTAGTCAACGTGCACACCttactatacatcaaaggacacatactggagagaaaccatatAAATGTCTGGAATGCAGTAAAACCTTCAGCCATAGTTCATCACTGATTAATCATCAGAGAGTTCATACTGGAGAAAAACCTTATATATGCAACGAGTGTGGGAAAACTTTCAGTCAGAGTACACACCTTCTTCAGCATCAAAAAATACACACTGGAAAGAAACCATATAAATGCAATGAGTGTTGGAAAGTGTTTAGTCAGAGCACTTACCTTATTCGGCATCAAAGAATTCATTCTGGAGAAAAGTGTTACAAATGTAATGAATGTGGAAAGGCCTTTGCTCATTCCTCAACTCTTATTCAACATCAAActactcacactggagagaaatccTATATATGTAACgtatgtgggaaagccttcagccaGAGTGCAAACCTTACTCAGCATCATAGAAcacatactggagagaaaccatatAAATGTAATGTGTGTGGGAAAGCATTCAGCCAGAGTGTGCATCTTACTCAGCATCAAAGAATTCATAATGGAGAAAAACCCTTTAAATGCAATATATGTGGGAAAGCATATAGACAAGGTGCAAATCTTACTCAGCATCAAaggattcacactggagagaaaccatatAAATGTAATGAATGTGGAAAAGCTTTTATTTATTCCTCATCACTTAATCAACATCAGAGAACTCATACTGGAGAGAGACCCTATAAATGTAATGAATGTAACAAAGATTTTAGCCAGAGAACATGCCTTATTCAACACCAGAGAattcacacaggagagaagccctatgcATGTCGTATATGTGGTAAATCCTTCACCCAGAGTACAAACCTTATTCAGCATCAACGTGTTCATACTGGTGCCAGACATCGTAATTAA